One region of Quercus lobata isolate SW786 chromosome 2, ValleyOak3.0 Primary Assembly, whole genome shotgun sequence genomic DNA includes:
- the LOC115974273 gene encoding probable galacturonosyltransferase-like 1, producing MPKPLLFSFLFLSLSLLSHATILTLSQQFKEAPQFYNSPDCPSITDTNTNNKNNKNNNNNVICYDGAVHVAMTLDTQYIRGSMAAILSVLQHSSCPENNIFHFVTTATANASLLRATLSTSFPYLKFQIYPFDDTHVSGLISTSIRSALDCPLNYARSYLPNVLPSCVRRVVYLDSDLVLVDDIAKLAATPLGGDDTVLAAPEYCNANFTSYFTLTFWSNPSLSLTFANRKPCYFNTGVMVIDLDRWRAGDYTKKIEEWMELQKRMRIYQLGSLPPFLLVFAGKIAPVDHKWNQHGLGGDNFRGLCRDLHPGPVSLLHWSGKGKPWARLDANRPCPLDALWAPYDLLQTPFALDS from the coding sequence ATGCCTAAACCATtactcttttcctttctcttcctttCACTTTCTCTTCTCTCCCATGCCACcattctcactctctctcaacAATTCAAAGAAGCTCCTCAATTCTATAACTCCCCAGATTGCCCCTCCATAACcgacacaaacacaaacaacaagaacaacaagaacaacaacaacaacgttaTTTGCTATGATGGAGCAGTCCACGTGGCAATGACCCTAGACACCCAATACATCCGAGGTTCAATGGCTGCAATTCTCTCGGTTCTTCAACACTCTTCGTGCCCAGAAAACAACATCTTCCACTTTGTCACCACCGCCACCGCCAACGCGTCGCTCCTACGCGCCACCCTATCCACCTCCTTTCCTTACTTGAAGTTCCAAATCTACCCTTTTGACGACACCCACGTGTCGGGCCTCATCTCCACCTCTATTCGCTCAGCTTTGGACTGTCCATTAAACTACGCTCGGAGCTACTTGCCAAACGTCTTGCCTTCGTGTGTACGACGAGTCGTTTACCTCGACTCCGACCTCGTACTCGTCGACGACATTGCGAAACTCGCCGCTACTCCGCTCGGTGGCGACGACACGGTCCTCGCTGCTCCTGAGTACTGCAATGCAAATTTCACTTCCTACTTCACTCTCACTTTTTGGTCCAACCCTTCTTTGTCACTCACTTTTGCGAACCGAAAGCCGTGCTATTTCAACACGGGTGTGATGGTTATCGATCTTGATCGATGGAGAGCTGGTGATTATACCAAAAAAATCGAGGAATGGATGGAGTTGCAGAAGAGGATGAGGATTTACCAGTTGGGTTCTCTTCCACCGTTTCTGCTTGTGTTTGCTGGGAAAATAGCTCCAGTTGATCATAAATGGAACCAACATGGACTTGGTGGCGATAATTTTCGTGGACTTTGTAGGGATTTGCATCCGGGTCCTGTGAGTCTTTTGCATTGGAGTGGAAAAGGTAAGCCTTGGGCTCGACTGGACGCTAATAGACCGTGCCCTTTGGATGCTCTTTGGGCTCCTTATGATCTCTTGCAGACTCCATTTGCTTTGGATTCTTAA